atagcgtgagtacaaccaaatcaataagtaacaaatctatcTTTGGaatgaaaatagtgacgagcctTACAGGTATAGTCCAATTATAGAGCTACATGTTTCGTCCTTAGTatttaactaagtacacgtgtgGCACTTGACAGCTCGCTCATGATCTTGCACAatttgctcacgttcttgctatgccaagtcagccttactacactcaagattgctaagagaatggtagaaagaaagacaagagaaaTTTGCCAAAGGAAGCTTTTTATTGTAGAGATcttgattattttgcttggtgaattacaaatgaatACCCCCTATTTATACTAATCACCTAGGGGCTAGTGTgtaaataataattattccaCAAGTACTTCCATATTTACAAATAAGTACACTCTCTAAAATTTTCTACATGAGTAGAACATTCCAAGGCTTTCCAAAAGAGTTTTCCTACCAAGTCCATAAATATCTTGAGCTTTCCTAAGGAAATTCTCCATAGTTCGAGAATATTCCACAATGAACTAGTCCCTAACTTATGTAACCCTTCCATATGGCAAAAATATATGCCAAGTGGcacctacgtggcatgatgatATGGCGGGCCATGACACTCTCCCCACCCAATTTTGTGCTGCCCTTGGCACAAAGCATCGACACGTATGCGCGCACCTCACTTTGGCATCGCTGGAGATCTTTGTCCATGAGCCATGATGCCCTATGGGGCGGTTCACCTTCCCATGTCACAAGGTACTGGTCACCTTTCTTTTTGCCCCGTTTGTACTTTAGACGGCTAGCAATGATGGCCTCGATCCTCTTCCCATCGGATGCCTCTCCTTTCTCTTGGCCTGAATCTCCCCATGACTCAACTAAGTCTATCAGCTTCTCAAGCATCGGGTCCATGCTTTCACTCCCTATTTGGTTGCCCTCCGTGGTCCTAGCCTTGCTAGCAAACTCGACCCATCTGCTTGGTGCCTCGTCTAAGTCCGATAGCGTGCCATCACTTTGTAACTCGCCATCCTCTTCAACTATGTCCGCCCAATGTTTCTTGCTACCACCATGCTCCATTTGCATGGTGCCAAGATAGGCTTTGGAATCCCCTACTTTCGGCTTAGATTCCAAGCTCATCCCCCAATACAGGCGATCCCTCATGTGTCACCCTTGTGTGCTTGAGCAAAGTTCCTGATCATTGACGCATGGCTCCCCAAATCTGGGCATTCACTTGCCCGATGTGATCCTTTACAGAAGTAGCACCCTCTCTTGGGCACGTACTCGCTACCGTTTTCCGACCCCTTGTCATTTCTATTGAACCCCTGTCCGTTGTGGGATGGCCCCTTACCATTACCCTTGTATACCTCGGTTATGCCTTTCCCATTGTCCTCATCATGATCTCCCTCAGCCCTCTCGGCATTGCCTTCTTTGGACTTGGTAGGCTCCATCTTGAAGTCAACAAGCGTCTCGGCTACCGTTATGGCCTCGTCCGCATTGGCTACTTGATTTCTTCTTAACTCCTGCTTTGCCCAATTTTGCAACCCATCCATGAATTAGAAAAGGGAATCTTCCTCGGACAACGACGAGATTTGCAGCATTAAGGTAGTGAATTCCTGCACATACTCCCGAATTGTGGCCATATGTCGGAGCTCCCTTAGCTTCCGCCTAGCTTCATACACCATATTCACCGGGTAGAATTGCTTCTTCAACTACTTCTTGAACTGCTCTCACGTCTCAATATTGCATAGCCCTTTCTCCGTGTCAGTACACTTTCGACGCCACCATAACGCGGCAACCTCGGTCAAGTACATTGAGGCATTACGTATTTTAACAACTTCGTCATCCTCCTTGACTACCTCAAAGTACTTGTCCATCCTCCAAAGAAAGTCTGCCACCTCGCGTGCGTCCCGTGCACCACCATACTACTTTATTTTAGGACCTTTACTTTGGTCCCTTTTGCAAGTACCACGCCCTTGGTAATTCCGACCATGGTTCCCTACAAAGCTTCCTTCTAGCAATATCTTGTATTCTTTCTAACATTCCTTTAATCAtaacctttgctctgataccacgttgtcacgtccttagtatTTGACTAAGTACACGTGTGGCATTTGACAGCTcgctcacgatcttgcacaacttgctcacgttcttgctataCCAAGTCAGCCTTattacactcaagatcgctaagagaatggtagaaagaaagacaagagaaaTTTACCAAAGAAAGCTTTTTATTGTAGAGATcttgattattttgcttggtgaATTATAAATGAATACCCCCTATTTATACTAATCACCTAGGGGCTAGTGTGTAAATAATAATTGTTCCACAAGTACTTCCATATTTACAAATAAGTACACTCTCTAGAATTTTCTACATGACTAGAATATTCCAAGGCTTTCCGAAAGAGTTTTCCTACCAAGTTCATAAATATCTTGAGCTTTCCCAAGGAAATTCTCCATAGTTCTAGAATATTCCACAATGAACTAGTCCCTAACTTATGTAACCCTTCCATATGGAAAAAATATATACCAAGTGGcacctacgtggcatgatgatGTGGCGGGCCATGACATACAGTACAAAAAATGTAGACATGATTTCAATCTAACGGTTAAACATAGAACAaataaaatatgtcaagtctaAATGAAATGAGAGATAAGACATcgctatatctacatgccaatatgcatATCGTATGTGATGTAACACGATGTAAgcctcacgtactcacactctcggagtactcaaCCTGACTATCTCAAagctcactcatcacactcaatcactcagcactgtactgGGCAGATCCAACTCAAATGTAAATAAatccagggcagatccaacccaatgCAAATAAAATCCAGGGTAGATCCAACCCAATGCAAATAAAATCCATGGCATATCCAACCCAATgcaaataaatcaataacaaatgtgctcactgtgggtgtgcagactccgaatgGGCAGATCCAcaccaagcgctataataagccaaatttTGGCACGAATCAATAAAGGCTGATGTgccgtgcagcccaatcccatcaaTGTCACTcataaacaggccctcggcctcactgagtcatcaatctctccagtctctcgggattacaacactcatgctaagcattccaaatcaatgatacaagatgtgacaatatacggtAATGGAGACTaatatatgatatgcaatgatgaatgtGATTGAGTACATAACATCAATTAATCAAACAACACAATAACAAAGATCGAtcattgtgggtcccaatagtaccagcatatagcctaaacatgttttctagcatgaatcacaactcaagtaCTCTAACACTTTGAGTGCAGTAataatgttcagataagatagcttCACTGTTctatggaatcgactaaatcacaattactacggtgcatgcccacacgcccgtcacctaacatacGTGTCATATCAACACCAATcgcataacacgtaattcggggtttcataccttcagaaccaagtttagaagtgttacttacctcaaaccgtgcaaaactctactctaacaagcccttgcctcgcgaatcggcctccaaatgcctcgaatctagccacaaacaatttgatacaatcaatacgagctaaaggaatcaattccatatgaaaatactaagttcttaatcaaaagtcaaaaagtcaagtCAAAAGTcgaacccccgggcccacatctcaaaattcgataaaagtcacaaaatcctgaagcacattcaatcacgagtccaaccatacaaaatttaccaaattccgatacaaAATCACCACTCAAATCCACgaatttaactctccaaatccctaccctcaaactcccaaaattccacctcaaaAAAATACAAACTAGGTAGGAAATTCAATGGGAAACAAGATtgttgaataaaaatgatcacaagtgatttacctcaagaaatccttCGAAATCCCTTTCTAAAATCGCCTTAGtacgagtttgcaaagtccaaaatgataaaaatcatgaAACTCTCGaatttaacattctgcccagtgctTTCACACCTGCGGGCCAAATCTCCTCACTTGCGGAATCACTTTTGCGTTTGAAGCAGTCACTTAAGTCCACAGGGtctgcacctgcgctccaagttccgcacctgcggaagcgctTAAGCGACCCTcgatccgcttctgcgaaaacaacACATCCTctcactctccgcatctgcggagctttGCTCGCACCTACCATCTCGTAGATGCggcatttccctcgcacctgcgacccatcAATAACCCAGAGCCAAATtcaaaattccgcacctgcgaccaccatcccgcttctgcggactcgcagatgcgctCCACCCTCCGTGCTAGCGATACTCCCTTAGCCAGAccaatttcgcttctgcgcctctccagccgcacctgcggcgtTGCACTTGCGACCAGTCCCCTCGTAGGTGAGATCACATCAGAAGGCCCCCAGCTTTAACCATGCTTCAAGTcttatttttgatccgttaaccacccgtaCTCCACCCGAGGCtccagggacctcaaccaaacacaccaaaaagttctaaaacacgatacaaacttagtcgagccatcaaatcacatcaaataacatcgaaaacATGCATCGCAcctcaatttaagcctaatgaaactaggaaattccaacttctacaatcgatgtcgaaacctatcaaatcaagtcagattaacctcaaatttttcacaaaagtcataaatgacataacagacctacttCAACTCCCTAAACCAAAATTTGagtccggtaaccacaaagtcaactcttggacaaacttctcaatttctaattttcgccgattcaagcctaaatcaactacgaacctccaaatcactatccagacacactcctaaatccaaaatcacccaacagaagtatcagaaccatcaaaactccatttcagggccatttacacataagtctatatccggtcaacattttcaacttaagcttccacccttgagactaagtgtctcaactcattccaaAACATCCCCGAAACCGAACCAACtactcggcaagtcacataatgataatggagcataaaataagcagtaaatgggagaacagggctacaacactcaaaatgagCGGCCGGGTCGTtaaatcctccccctcttaaataaacgttcatcctcaaacgggtctagaaacatacatggagtctcaaatagacaTGGCTATATGCTCTACaactcccgctcggtctcccaagtagcctcctcaactggctgacctctccactgcaccttcactgaagctatgtcttttgacctcatctttcgaacctgtcgttccaaaatggccacctgctccacatcataagtcaaatcaccctACAACTAATCTgtgatgaaatccaaaacatgagacagatcacccacatacttttggagcatagaaactaaaaatactggatgaacactcgacagactaggcggctagtcaagcttgtaagccacctctccaatcctctatagcacctcaaacggcccaatatactgagggctcaacttgcccatcTTCCctaatctcataacacccttcatgggtgaaaccttaagCAGTACCTTCActccaaccatgtaagcaacatcacgaactttccgatcagcgtagctcttctgtctacACTCCAtcgtgcaaagtcgatcctgaatcaatttaaccttgtccaaatcaTCATGAACTAAGCCAGTACCCaacagcctagcctcacccagctcaaaccatcccatcGGAGAAtgacacctcctcccatacaaagccttatacgaagccatatgaatgctcgattgatagctgttgttgtaggcaaactcggcgagcggcaaaaactgatcccaagaaccctcgaaatctataacacaagagcatagcatatcctccaatatctaaatagtgcactcggactgtccgtccatctgagggtggaatgatgtactcaactcgacctgggtgcccaactttcactgcactgctctccaaaactgcgtgccccgatctgaaatgatggacaccggcacatcgtgaaggcgaacaatcttgcagatgtagatctcagccaaccgctccaaagtaTAAGTAGTCCTGACTAGAATGATATGCgcgaacttggtcaaccgatccacaattatCCAAATAGCaccaaacttcctcgaagtccgtaggatcccaactacaaaatccatggtgatactctcccatttccactccggaatctcaagcctctgaagcaatccgcttggtctttgatgctcatacttcacttgctggcattttaggcactgagctacaaaccacactatatccttcttcatcctcctgcaccaatagtgctgcctcatgTCCCGATGCATCTttgcggcgcccggatgaataagATACTGCggactgtgggcctcctcaagaatcaagtcaccggccctgcatcctcaacactcTATCATCCCCAATAataacatccttggcatcactgtgttgaaccgtgtccttaaggaaaaaaaaatgaggatcatcatattggcactctctgatgcgatcatataaggaagaccgagaaaccacacaagctagaacccggctaggctccgaaatatctaatctcacaaacttgTTGGCctaggcctgaacatcaactataagaggtctctcaccaataggaataaatgcaaggctacccatactcatcgcctttctactcaaggtgtcggccactacattggccttcccagggtgatacaaaatggtaatatcataatcctttagcagctccaactgtctctgctgtctcaaatttagatccttttatttgaacaagtgctggagactttGATGATCCGTTAATacttcacaagacacaccatagagataatgcctccaaatcttcaatgcatgaacgatagctgccatctccaaatcatgaacatggtagttcttctcatgtggcttcaactagcgcgaagcataagcgatcactctatcctcctgcattaatacacacccaatacctatccgagaagcatcacaatacattgtataagagcccgacgttgaaggcaaaactagaactggagctgtggtcaaagaagtcttgagcttctgaaagctctcctcacactaatacgaccacctgaaaggagcaccattttgggtcaatttggtcaaaggcactacaatagacgagaaaccctccacgaagtgatgataatatccggccaagccgagaaagctctgaatctcagtagttgaGGACTTTTCACGGCCCAAAActtaacatgtcgtgatggtgcctatcatgatactaggaaaGCTAAATACTCAGacttttccaacactttcaaatttaaaatataccaAAACAAGTTTAAATAAGTAAAAGTCTTGTAAAGCTAATAAATACCATCGCAACTCGATACAGAAGTTTCCCAAAACCAGGGTATtcttgagtacatgagcatctatagaAATATAAAGTCTGATACGTTGTCTCGGAAAGCAGAAACTGAATAAATAAAACTGAGGaataggggaggagagtcaaggtctgcggatgccagggCAGCTACCTCGAAAATTTCTGAATGACTGAAAACTCTGAGAATCAGCAACCaccgtgtccgaaaatacctggatctgcacacggagTATAGGATgcagcgtgagtacaaccaactcaataagtaacaaatctaaactTTGtaatgaaagtagtgacgagcctcACAGGTACAGTCCAAGTACAGAGCTACAATACagaaaatgtagacatgctttgaATCTAACAGTTAAACATAGAACAaataaaatatgtcaagtctgAATGAAACGAGAGATAAGACATCACTATATCTACATGCAAATATGCATATCATATGTGATGCAACATGATGTAATCCTCGCGTACTCACACTCTTGTAGTACTCAACCTGACTATCTCAATGCTCactgatctcgtccaagtcacatctctatttgaggttatgaaacggtcgatgcaatagtaatacctaACAGAGGGTTGAATTCCACATGGAGCTATATGAATCGGATTTAGAGGTATATATTGTGGTGAATGAGCTTAAACTATCttaaattacacttccacaaggtTTGGTTGATTCTAGGTCTAgtttaaactaagattgcaagataaataattaaaactaagaaattgtTTTTGTTCTTGTTTTCAAATAaagtaaaaggcctagggctatgaccttcacctaggtgttttccTAATGGGTTATAAACTGTAAAGCTTgtttcgttggtcggggtgtattatagctatcaacactcaagtacccactcaatacctctcggtaagagagtgattttgcccaatttggttttctcaagtccaaatgggtattgaacaaaatagttgataaaatgctcaagtcgggttttactatctctaggttcaaccctttaattgggactatcaatctcttgattttatcctaaattcttgttagccaaggtTTCTTAGACTAAGTTTCTCTTTCTTAagaagagaccaagtc
The DNA window shown above is from Nicotiana tomentosiformis chromosome 8, ASM39032v3, whole genome shotgun sequence and carries:
- the LOC138897806 gene encoding uncharacterized protein; amino-acid sequence: MASYKALYGRRCHSPMGWFELGEARLLGTGLVHDDLDKVKLIQDRLCTMECRQKSYADRKVRDVAYMVGVKVAILERQVRKMRSKDIASVKVQWRGQPVEEATWETEREL